A stretch of Paenibacillus mucilaginosus 3016 DNA encodes these proteins:
- a CDS encoding OmpL47-type beta-barrel domain-containing protein — MGKPYRSHFSFFVSLMLLLQLILPGVSAFAAETNSSILPPSNLASQFVTPDDVKLSWSSVYGATGYQVYEIGEGQLKPLAKSTTTSYTLNNLAEGSYTYVVSTLSAEGESGPSAPVQVDVVYPEMAAPATLTHTIQNGNDIVLSWGSSANAQTYSLYSISADGNASLITTTAARTFTITNTQAGTYTYAVSAVNSLYGESQRSNPLQVTVGTPVMAAPTNPAYTLSNGSDVTLRWNSAAYANSYKVYQIIDGQPVLQKTVTTTSTVFTALPAGDYTYEIRSYSDRFGESAEGAKVSFTVSSITMLAPTNFAAKIQNVNDIVLTWTGAANATGYKVYQIVDGQPVLKGTVTGTSVTYTNQPAGDYTFEIRSTSTRYGDSAEAASVSITVGSVTMGAPGALAAKLQNVNDIVLTWTAAANATGYKVYQIVDGQPVLKSTVSTLTVTFSNQPSGTYTYKVHSYSSKFGESAEGSEVSISVEVPVMQPPANLIQTAKNATDFVLSWDAAANANSYKVYQIVNGQRTLKSTVSTTNITFYNQQPGSYTYEVRSYSNRFGESAEGTQLTFTLNGETMAAPTGLTHTIANGNDLTLKWTAVPYANSYKVYLVSGDQKVLKNTVTATSVGFSNLPAGEYTYVVHSVSNTLGESPSGAEIIVPVVHPVVAPPANLTVKLQNGNDAALTWTAATYANSYKVYELVNGEKVLKTTVTSLYATISKLTNGEHTFVVHSVSTRFGESPEGSQVSVTVNEQTMLPPANLTHTISSGNDVTLRWTASTYATSYKVYQMKGTEKVLVNTVTTTSAILANQPEADYTYVVHSVSDRFGESPEGSTLTFTLDFPVMQAPGNFRHAISSGNDIVLSWNTVSYATAYRVYAIQGGQRVLKKSVTSTSMVESNMPEGSYEYEVVSYSDRFGESPVASKVAFTLVWPVVQPPTLKGSVFNANNMTFTWNPVTWANEYRLYEVIGNTRQLLYKGTALTYKVYNLTETTHHYEVTAVSTRFGESAPSVRWSENIIYPEMQPPTASIKLIDGKTAQLTWTFATYANGYNVFQIVDGQPVALTKNLNNLSYTVTNLPYANHEFYVTSYSNSFGESVPSNKVTARLVTDTAAPVTSSDASASWVSGSPVVTLSAVDTDSGVAATYYAVNGGEYQTGTAVTFTEEGEHTLAFYSVDKAGNKEQPRTAAVKIDRTAPVTQSQVSTEGVVTLTAADAASGVAKTYYSVNGAPYAEGATVEIGMDGTHQVSFYSVDAAGNKETAQSLEVVIDLTAPVTEAAAVEGWSAGDVTVTFAAADAGSGVAGTFYSIGGGAYAEGTSAVVSSEGATEVWFYSVDKAGNKEEARSVKILIDRTAPVTTAHVEDGKVSFTAADAASGTAKTFYSVNGAPYVEGASVQVTDEGKHTVSFYSVDLTGNEEKAQTVDVVIDRTAPVTEAAAPSGWTAGEAIVRLTAADTLSGVASTYYSVDGAPFAEGTSAAIGTDGVHEVAFYSVDTFGNKEEARKVSVQIDRTAPVTEASAPAGWSKEDVKVVLNAADTASGVAKTYYSVNGAPYAEGTAVNVTAEGANVVSFYSTDAAGNVEEAKQITVSIDRTAPAVTMDLKEVFLLGDSLTLSYTAKDSQSGIASETMTVTAPNAAAGTVVANGTALKLDQAGTYTITVTAADAAGLTTTLTKKVTVAVPATIEVTPGVIKGNSGVFTVRVTLPSGYSTQGFDLNTARVNGVKALTDNNGYFNQAKNGQFKFERSHFTWSGSEATLVFQGYVNGILVTGQTTVKVQK, encoded by the coding sequence ATGGGCAAACCGTATCGCTCGCATTTCTCTTTCTTTGTTTCCTTGATGCTGCTCCTTCAACTGATTCTTCCGGGAGTAAGCGCCTTTGCCGCAGAAACGAATTCGTCCATCCTGCCGCCAAGCAACTTGGCATCGCAGTTTGTGACCCCGGATGACGTAAAGCTTTCGTGGAGCTCCGTGTATGGAGCCACAGGCTATCAGGTTTATGAGATCGGAGAGGGTCAGTTGAAGCCCCTCGCCAAATCGACGACAACCTCTTACACGCTGAACAACCTGGCCGAAGGCAGCTACACCTACGTGGTGTCGACGCTGAGCGCCGAAGGGGAATCGGGACCGAGTGCTCCGGTTCAAGTGGATGTCGTTTATCCGGAGATGGCTGCGCCTGCAACACTGACGCACACCATCCAGAATGGTAACGATATTGTACTGAGCTGGGGTTCCTCCGCGAACGCCCAGACGTACAGCCTGTACAGCATTTCGGCCGATGGCAATGCCTCGCTGATCACGACTACGGCTGCACGGACGTTCACTATAACGAACACTCAAGCAGGAACTTATACCTATGCAGTATCCGCTGTGAACTCGCTCTATGGCGAATCCCAGCGCAGCAATCCGCTTCAGGTGACCGTGGGAACACCGGTTATGGCTGCACCGACGAATCCTGCATACACGCTGTCGAACGGCAGTGATGTAACGCTTCGCTGGAACTCCGCCGCCTATGCCAATTCGTATAAAGTATACCAGATCATCGACGGACAACCCGTACTGCAGAAGACGGTAACCACCACGAGCACGGTCTTTACGGCCCTGCCCGCAGGTGACTATACCTACGAAATCCGCTCATACAGCGACCGTTTCGGCGAGTCTGCCGAAGGCGCCAAGGTTTCTTTCACGGTAAGCAGCATTACGATGCTTGCTCCAACTAACTTCGCAGCCAAGATTCAGAACGTGAATGACATCGTCCTGACCTGGACGGGCGCCGCCAATGCAACAGGCTACAAGGTGTACCAGATCGTAGACGGTCAGCCGGTACTGAAGGGTACGGTGACCGGCACGTCGGTAACCTACACGAACCAGCCGGCAGGCGATTACACGTTCGAGATCCGTTCGACGAGCACGCGTTACGGGGATTCCGCCGAGGCGGCCTCCGTATCGATCACCGTTGGCTCCGTCACCATGGGTGCGCCAGGGGCACTGGCCGCCAAGCTTCAGAATGTGAATGACATCGTCCTGACCTGGACTGCCGCTGCGAACGCAACCGGCTACAAGGTATACCAGATCGTGGACGGACAGCCTGTGCTGAAGAGCACGGTAAGCACGCTGACGGTCACGTTCTCCAATCAGCCAAGCGGCACGTATACGTACAAAGTGCACTCATATTCTTCCAAGTTTGGCGAATCCGCTGAAGGCAGCGAAGTTTCCATTTCCGTCGAGGTTCCGGTGATGCAGCCTCCTGCCAACCTGATCCAGACGGCCAAGAACGCGACGGACTTCGTCCTGTCCTGGGATGCGGCCGCCAACGCGAACTCTTACAAGGTGTATCAAATCGTCAATGGACAGCGCACGCTCAAGAGTACGGTGTCCACCACCAACATCACGTTCTATAATCAGCAGCCGGGCAGCTATACCTACGAGGTTCGCAGCTATTCGAACCGCTTCGGTGAATCGGCAGAGGGCACACAGCTTACGTTCACGTTGAATGGTGAGACGATGGCCGCCCCAACCGGGCTGACGCATACCATTGCCAACGGCAATGATCTGACGCTGAAATGGACCGCGGTTCCTTACGCCAACAGCTATAAGGTATACCTGGTTTCCGGCGATCAGAAAGTGCTGAAGAACACGGTTACTGCAACATCGGTTGGGTTCTCGAACCTTCCGGCTGGGGAATACACTTATGTCGTTCACTCGGTGTCCAATACTCTGGGCGAATCCCCAAGCGGTGCGGAAATCATCGTACCGGTCGTGCATCCGGTCGTGGCTCCTCCGGCCAACCTGACGGTTAAGCTCCAGAACGGCAACGATGCGGCTCTTACCTGGACCGCCGCTACCTATGCGAACAGCTATAAAGTATACGAGCTCGTGAACGGGGAAAAGGTACTGAAAACCACAGTGACTTCCCTTTATGCTACGATCTCCAAATTAACGAACGGTGAGCACACGTTTGTCGTTCACTCCGTCAGCACCCGTTTCGGGGAGTCTCCGGAGGGAAGCCAGGTGTCTGTAACGGTGAATGAGCAGACGATGCTGCCGCCGGCCAACCTGACGCACACGATCTCGAGCGGCAATGATGTAACGCTGAGATGGACGGCCTCTACTTATGCCACATCGTACAAAGTGTACCAGATGAAAGGTACCGAGAAGGTACTGGTGAACACCGTTACAACCACTTCGGCTATCCTGGCCAATCAGCCGGAAGCGGACTACACCTATGTCGTACACTCGGTCAGCGACCGCTTCGGCGAATCGCCGGAAGGCAGCACACTGACGTTCACGCTGGACTTCCCTGTCATGCAGGCACCGGGGAACTTCCGCCATGCGATTTCTTCGGGCAATGATATCGTGCTCTCGTGGAACACGGTCTCCTACGCAACAGCATACCGCGTATATGCCATCCAAGGCGGTCAGCGCGTACTGAAGAAGTCGGTAACGAGCACGTCCATGGTAGAGTCGAATATGCCGGAAGGCAGCTACGAGTATGAAGTGGTTTCCTACAGCGACCGCTTCGGCGAATCGCCGGTAGCTTCCAAGGTGGCTTTCACTCTCGTATGGCCGGTGGTTCAGCCGCCGACACTCAAAGGCTCTGTGTTCAATGCCAATAACATGACGTTTACTTGGAACCCGGTTACTTGGGCGAACGAGTACCGCCTCTATGAAGTGATCGGCAATACAAGACAGCTGCTCTACAAAGGCACGGCACTGACCTACAAGGTATATAACCTGACGGAAACGACGCATCACTACGAAGTAACGGCCGTCAGCACCCGGTTCGGCGAGTCGGCTCCATCGGTGCGTTGGAGCGAGAATATCATCTATCCGGAGATGCAGCCGCCAACAGCGAGCATCAAGCTGATCGACGGCAAGACCGCGCAGCTCACCTGGACATTCGCTACCTATGCGAACGGTTATAATGTGTTCCAGATCGTGGACGGCCAGCCGGTCGCGCTGACGAAGAACCTGAACAACCTGTCTTACACGGTAACTAATCTGCCTTATGCGAATCACGAGTTCTATGTAACATCCTACAGCAACTCTTTCGGTGAATCCGTACCGTCCAACAAGGTGACAGCCCGTCTTGTGACGGACACGGCCGCTCCGGTGACTTCGTCGGATGCTTCCGCCTCCTGGGTCAGCGGTTCGCCGGTCGTCACCCTCTCTGCAGTTGATACTGACAGCGGTGTGGCGGCAACTTATTACGCTGTGAACGGCGGAGAATACCAGACCGGCACTGCGGTTACTTTCACTGAAGAGGGAGAGCATACGCTTGCCTTCTACTCGGTGGACAAAGCAGGCAACAAAGAACAGCCGCGCACGGCTGCAGTCAAAATCGACCGTACGGCACCGGTCACGCAGTCCCAGGTTTCGACTGAGGGTGTAGTTACCCTGACGGCAGCGGATGCGGCAAGCGGTGTGGCCAAAACGTACTACTCCGTGAACGGTGCTCCTTATGCCGAAGGCGCCACGGTTGAGATCGGCATGGACGGCACCCATCAGGTTTCCTTCTATTCGGTGGATGCTGCAGGGAATAAAGAAACGGCACAAAGCCTTGAAGTTGTGATCGATCTTACCGCTCCGGTAACGGAAGCGGCGGCAGTTGAAGGCTGGTCTGCCGGTGATGTTACGGTTACCTTCGCAGCAGCCGATGCAGGCAGCGGCGTAGCAGGCACGTTCTATTCCATCGGCGGCGGCGCGTATGCAGAAGGCACTTCCGCTGTTGTCAGCAGCGAAGGGGCAACGGAAGTATGGTTCTATTCCGTAGACAAAGCCGGCAACAAAGAAGAGGCCCGCAGCGTGAAGATCCTTATTGACCGCACGGCACCTGTAACCACAGCACACGTGGAAGACGGCAAAGTAAGCTTCACCGCGGCGGATGCTGCGAGTGGAACCGCCAAGACGTTCTACTCTGTAAACGGCGCTCCATATGTTGAAGGCGCATCTGTCCAGGTAACAGACGAAGGCAAGCACACTGTATCGTTCTACTCGGTAGACCTGACAGGCAACGAAGAAAAAGCACAAACCGTCGATGTGGTGATTGACCGCACGGCTCCGGTTACGGAAGCTGCTGCACCTAGCGGCTGGACTGCAGGCGAAGCTATCGTCAGGCTGACGGCAGCAGACACACTCAGCGGCGTAGCAAGCACGTACTACTCCGTAGACGGCGCACCATTCGCAGAAGGAACCAGCGCTGCGATCGGTACGGACGGCGTCCATGAGGTTGCTTTCTACTCCGTCGACACCTTCGGTAACAAGGAAGAAGCACGCAAGGTTTCCGTACAGATTGACCGTACGGCACCTGTGACCGAAGCCTCCGCACCAGCGGGCTGGTCCAAAGAAGACGTGAAGGTCGTACTGAATGCTGCCGATACGGCAAGCGGTGTGGCCAAGACTTACTACTCCGTGAACGGTGCACCATACGCCGAAGGCACGGCAGTAAACGTAACGGCTGAAGGCGCGAATGTCGTATCCTTCTACTCCACCGATGCCGCAGGCAACGTGGAAGAAGCGAAGCAGATTACGGTCAGCATCGACCGTACTGCACCGGCAGTAACCATGGATCTGAAAGAGGTCTTCCTCCTCGGCGACTCTCTGACGCTCTCTTACACAGCGAAAGACAGCCAGTCGGGTATCGCTTCCGAAACGATGACGGTAACGGCTCCGAACGCTGCAGCCGGCACGGTCGTGGCGAACGGCACGGCACTGAAGCTGGACCAGGCGGGAACGTACACGATCACGGTAACGGCAGCTGACGCAGCTGGGCTCACGACGACCCTCACCAAGAAAGTGACGGTCGCGGTACCGGCAACGATTGAAGTTACGCCAGGCGTTATCAAAGGCAACAGCGGTGTCTTCACCGTCCGCGTCACCCTTCCATCCGGCTACAGCACGCAGGGCTTCGATCTGAACACGGCCCGGGTGAACGGCGTGAAGGCCCTGACGGACAATAACGGCTACTTCAACCAGGCGAAGAACGGACAGTTCAAGTTCGAGCGTTCCCACTTCACTTGGAGCGGTTCCGAAGCCACACTGGTATTCCAAGGTTATGTGAACGGCATTCTCGTCACGGGCCAGACTACCGTTAAAGTACAGAAGTAA
- a CDS encoding GlsB/YeaQ/YmgE family stress response membrane protein — translation MGFLWSLIIGGIIGWLAGMIMGKDLPGGIIGNIIAGFVGAWLGGLLLGDWGPEVGGFYIVPALIGSIALVFIVSLILRSIGRNRV, via the coding sequence ATGGGTTTCTTGTGGTCCTTGATTATTGGCGGTATCATCGGTTGGCTGGCTGGCATGATTATGGGGAAAGATCTCCCCGGCGGCATTATCGGTAACATCATCGCAGGTTTTGTAGGCGCATGGCTCGGTGGTCTTCTCCTGGGTGACTGGGGTCCGGAAGTCGGCGGCTTCTATATCGTCCCTGCGTTGATCGGATCGATCGCGCTGGTCTTTATCGTAAGCCTGATCCTGCGCTCCATTGGACGCAACAGGGTCTAA
- a CDS encoding cold-shock protein — MYFRRKPAPAAPLENTAVWSCEQEGCRSWMRDHYAMEHVPACPLCNVPMVRSMKMVPQLVVPQRETKKKSATMS; from the coding sequence ATGTATTTTCGAAGAAAACCTGCTCCCGCGGCGCCGCTCGAGAACACGGCGGTATGGTCCTGCGAGCAGGAAGGCTGCCGCAGCTGGATGCGGGATCACTATGCGATGGAGCATGTGCCGGCTTGCCCGCTGTGCAATGTCCCCATGGTTCGAAGCATGAAGATGGTCCCGCAGCTTGTCGTCCCCCAGCGTGAAACGAAGAAGAAAAGCGCTACGATGTCCTGA
- a CDS encoding cold-shock protein, producing the protein MQTGTVKWFNAEKGFGFIEVEGGSDVFVHFSAIQGDGFKTLDEGQRVEFNVVQGNRGPQAENVVKL; encoded by the coding sequence ATGCAAACAGGTACAGTGAAATGGTTCAACGCAGAAAAAGGTTTCGGCTTCATCGAAGTTGAAGGCGGCAGCGACGTATTCGTACACTTCTCCGCAATCCAAGGCGACGGCTTCAAAACCCTCGACGAAGGTCAGCGCGTAGAGTTCAACGTAGTTCAAGGCAACCGTGGTCCACAAGCTGAGAACGTTGTAAAGCTGTAA
- a CDS encoding methyl-accepting chemotaxis protein, whose translation MKWFHDMKVQQKLLLLITVTTVFLIGVGLSGYQFMKTMNQASKDMYYERLLTVKWINAARAHSRAIEANTYELFQTEDKTKQQSLVNEIALRVTEYDQMITNYTSMPMDVYQQERVTKLNEISAAYRSERALTIEMTLRGQGQTAFAQFQGKAGKALDELNTILVDLAEYNSGQADQLLLRQETEFTRAVLINMGIILCAIILSVGMGLYITRSVVRPARDLQRLTAQAAAGDLLVRSSYRSKDELGQLAASFNAMLEDTRQVIRQVHLTSEQVAASSQQLTASSEQTGRASETITAASHEVAEGAVHQTRQVAEGLRIARDMSEDSMKVAGDADNAAKTATETAGAAREGSRSVQEAAARMEEIHRTVDGLAEVMQKLDGQSERISGIVGLMTDIAGQTNLLALNASIEAARAGEHGKGFAVVASEVRKLADQSIRAAQEVDVLVTGIQEQTREAVQSTRETTSQVQEGIGSTEEAGRSFRQIERSVADLAERMAGVSAGVRGMAAGTQQMTETIREILRIAEEASAGTQHVSAATEEQLATMEEMSASSQHLAHMAAELQSLVSRFKV comes from the coding sequence ATGAAATGGTTTCACGACATGAAAGTGCAGCAGAAGCTGCTTCTGCTGATCACCGTTACCACCGTCTTCCTGATCGGTGTCGGGCTCAGCGGATACCAGTTCATGAAAACCATGAACCAGGCATCCAAGGACATGTATTACGAAAGACTGCTGACCGTTAAGTGGATTAACGCGGCCCGTGCGCATTCCCGGGCGATTGAAGCCAATACCTATGAGCTGTTCCAGACGGAAGATAAAACCAAGCAGCAGTCATTGGTCAATGAAATTGCCCTGCGCGTAACCGAGTATGATCAGATGATCACGAACTATACTTCGATGCCCATGGATGTGTATCAACAAGAGCGGGTAACCAAGCTGAATGAAATTTCCGCCGCATACCGGTCGGAGCGTGCGCTGACGATCGAAATGACGCTTCGGGGGCAGGGCCAAACCGCGTTCGCCCAGTTTCAGGGTAAAGCCGGTAAGGCATTGGATGAGCTGAACACGATCCTGGTGGATCTGGCGGAGTACAATTCCGGGCAGGCGGACCAGCTGCTGCTGCGGCAGGAGACCGAGTTTACCCGGGCGGTTCTTATCAATATGGGCATTATTCTCTGTGCCATCATCCTTTCGGTCGGGATGGGTCTCTATATCACCCGTTCCGTCGTGCGTCCGGCCCGGGATCTTCAGCGCCTGACGGCCCAGGCAGCGGCCGGGGACCTGCTCGTGCGCTCCAGCTACCGGTCGAAGGACGAGCTAGGACAGCTTGCAGCCTCTTTCAATGCCATGCTGGAAGATACGAGGCAGGTCATCCGCCAGGTGCACCTGACCTCCGAGCAGGTAGCCGCTTCTTCGCAGCAGCTGACCGCAAGCAGCGAGCAGACCGGCAGAGCAAGCGAGACGATCACGGCCGCTTCCCATGAAGTTGCGGAAGGGGCCGTTCACCAGACGCGCCAGGTGGCGGAGGGGCTGAGAATCGCGCGTGACATGTCGGAGGACTCGATGAAGGTGGCTGGGGATGCCGACAACGCGGCGAAGACCGCAACCGAGACGGCCGGTGCGGCGCGGGAAGGCAGCCGCAGCGTGCAGGAGGCTGCGGCCCGGATGGAAGAGATCCACCGGACGGTGGATGGGCTGGCGGAGGTCATGCAGAAGCTTGACGGTCAGTCCGAGCGGATCAGCGGCATTGTCGGTCTGATGACTGACATTGCCGGGCAGACGAACCTGCTTGCGCTCAATGCATCCATAGAAGCCGCCCGTGCCGGTGAGCATGGGAAGGGCTTCGCCGTGGTGGCCAGTGAGGTGCGCAAGCTTGCCGATCAGTCGATCCGGGCCGCGCAGGAGGTGGATGTGCTGGTTACGGGGATTCAGGAACAGACCCGGGAGGCGGTACAATCCACCCGTGAGACCACCTCTCAGGTGCAGGAAGGTATCGGCAGCACAGAGGAAGCGGGGCGGTCGTTTCGGCAGATCGAGCGCTCTGTGGCCGACTTGGCCGAACGCATGGCGGGAGTCTCGGCAGGAGTACGCGGGATGGCCGCCGGCACGCAGCAGATGACGGAGACCATCCGGGAGATTCTGCGGATCGCCGAAGAGGCTTCAGCGGGGACGCAGCATGTTTCGGCGGCTACCGAGGAGCAGCTGGCGACTATGGAGGAGATGTCCGCCTCTTCACAGCACTTGGCGCATATGGCCGCGGAGCTGCAGTCGCTGGTCAGCCGTTTCAAAGTATAA
- a CDS encoding glycerol-3-phosphate dehydrogenase/oxidase, which produces MEHIFSSRSRVGQLQEISREPLDILVIGGGITGSGIALDAVSRGLRTGLVEMQDFAAGTSSRSTKLVHGGLRYLKQLEVKMVAEVGKERAIVYENGPHVTTPEWMLLPMHKGGTFGKFTTSIALRMYDYLAGVKRSERRKMLTALETLRREPLLKSAGLKGGGYYVEYRTDDARLTIEVLKEAVSRGAHAVNYAKVERLLYDNGRVVGAHVVDGETGTGYDVYAKKVVNAAGPWVDTLREMDGSRKGKTLQLTKGVHLVIDQKRFPLRQAVYFDTPDGRMVFAIPRDGKTYVGTTDTVYKEEIAHPRMTTADRKYVIDAVNYMFPDVGLTVRDVESSWAGVRPLIHEEGKDPSEISRKDEIWQSESGLITIAGGKLTGYRKMAELVVDLVAQLLSAEGSGAYGASITKHMPISGGSVGGSAGFPQFIQSKTAEGEQLGLPRETAASWARMYGSNVDRLFGMAQTCRAEAEVSGLPLEVFVPLLYAIEEEMAARPVDFFIRRTGALFFDIAWVRKWKAPAVEVMARRLGWTSEQKERYAAELEKHLHDAVVPSDEEQQRRFAI; this is translated from the coding sequence GTGGAACATATCTTTTCTAGCAGAAGCAGAGTAGGCCAATTACAGGAGATCAGCCGGGAACCGCTTGATATTCTTGTCATCGGAGGGGGCATTACCGGGTCGGGCATTGCACTGGATGCCGTGTCCCGCGGATTGAGAACGGGACTGGTGGAGATGCAGGACTTTGCGGCCGGCACATCGTCACGGTCGACGAAGCTGGTGCACGGGGGACTCCGGTATCTCAAGCAGCTTGAGGTGAAAATGGTTGCCGAGGTCGGCAAGGAACGGGCGATCGTGTACGAGAACGGACCGCACGTGACGACACCGGAGTGGATGCTGCTGCCGATGCATAAGGGAGGCACCTTCGGCAAATTCACGACGTCTATCGCGCTCCGCATGTACGACTACCTGGCAGGGGTAAAGCGCAGCGAAAGAAGGAAAATGCTTACGGCGCTTGAGACCCTGCGCCGGGAGCCGCTGCTGAAGAGCGCGGGGCTGAAGGGTGGCGGCTATTACGTGGAATACCGTACGGATGACGCCCGGCTGACGATTGAGGTGCTGAAGGAAGCGGTCAGCCGCGGAGCCCATGCGGTGAACTATGCCAAGGTCGAGCGTCTGCTGTACGATAACGGCCGGGTCGTCGGGGCGCATGTAGTCGATGGGGAAACCGGAACGGGCTATGATGTGTACGCCAAAAAAGTCGTTAACGCCGCAGGCCCCTGGGTGGATACGCTGCGGGAGATGGACGGCTCGAGGAAGGGCAAAACCCTGCAGCTGACCAAGGGAGTCCACCTGGTCATTGACCAGAAGCGGTTCCCGCTCCGGCAGGCGGTCTACTTCGATACGCCGGACGGCCGGATGGTGTTCGCCATCCCGCGGGACGGGAAGACCTATGTGGGTACAACCGATACGGTGTATAAGGAAGAAATCGCCCATCCGCGGATGACCACGGCGGACCGCAAATACGTGATCGATGCGGTCAATTACATGTTCCCTGACGTGGGCCTTACGGTTCGTGACGTGGAATCGAGCTGGGCGGGGGTTCGTCCGCTGATTCATGAGGAAGGCAAGGATCCGTCCGAGATCTCGCGCAAGGACGAGATCTGGCAGTCCGAATCCGGCCTCATTACGATTGCGGGCGGCAAGCTGACAGGCTACCGCAAGATGGCGGAGCTCGTCGTCGATCTGGTGGCCCAGCTGCTGTCCGCGGAAGGATCGGGTGCGTATGGAGCCAGTATTACCAAGCATATGCCGATCTCCGGCGGCTCCGTCGGCGGCTCCGCGGGATTCCCGCAGTTCATTCAGTCGAAGACGGCGGAAGGCGAACAGCTCGGCCTGCCCCGGGAGACGGCGGCCTCCTGGGCGCGCATGTACGGCTCCAATGTCGACCGTCTCTTCGGGATGGCGCAGACCTGCCGCGCGGAGGCGGAGGTAAGCGGCCTGCCGCTGGAAGTATTCGTACCTCTGCTCTATGCGATCGAAGAGGAGATGGCCGCCCGGCCGGTGGACTTCTTCATCCGCCGTACCGGTGCCCTGTTCTTCGATATCGCCTGGGTGAGGAAGTGGAAGGCGCCGGCCGTGGAAGTGATGGCCCGCCGGCTGGGCTGGACGTCCGAGCAGAAGGAGCGGTACGCCGCCGAGCTCGAGAAGCACCTTCACGATGCGGTGGTTCCGTCGGATGAGGAGCAGCAGCGCCGGTTCGCGATCTGA